The Argopecten irradians isolate NY chromosome 6, Ai_NY, whole genome shotgun sequence genome has a window encoding:
- the LOC138326098 gene encoding pyrokinin-1 receptor-like, with translation MHPAIRLCLGLVKNRTLHIDRTEGPNCKDLFLKHLSNIFNESRYGNASTNTALPEDDGFDVWRYLAQELEPRRDDLPTVISVTLIYCILFCTGVFGNVCTCIVIAKNKFMHTATNYYLFNLAVADLLLLLIGLPPDLYTIWSLYPWIFGEAFCVARVLFAEISTFTSILTITAFTVERYVAICFPMKAQRMSSLYRAVRVIFCTWCLSTICAIPQAIQYGVVYIPDPWNSTLIQSAMCTFKAQEGIKWTFQVSAIIFFAVPMTFITVLYTLIAITIRRSTLSRGSMDSSSKEHLRGVELHAQQQARARRSVLKMLVAVVVAFFLCWAPFHAERLMVIYVSKWTGFLLKIHKKLFYLSGVCYFISGTINPVLYSIMSLKFRQAFKQTLLRLCCRKSTRHRPNHFSYKFVHRNGHTETSYTSVGPIGHGPARRPLSRPLNSRASQLLGDNKPLAHSSGSTSSQKRESLTRSISGSSLKSTDEMCGEEDMQEVLFQIKCYDNNRNTAELVIGVC, from the exons ATGCACCCCGCGATTAGGTTGTGTTTGGGCCTTGTCAAAAACAGAACACTGCATATTGATCGCACTGAAGGACCGAACTGTAAGGACTTATTTCTGAAACACCTGTCGAACATCTTCAACGAGTCCAGGTATGGAAATGCATCCACGAATACGGCACTTCCTGAAGATGATGGTTTTGATGTGTGGCGCTACTTGGCGCAAGAATTGGAACCTCGAAGAGACGACCTACCAACTGTCATCAGCGTCACTTtaatatactgtattctatTCTGCACGGGAGTGTTTGGAAATGTGTGTACGTGCATTGTAATTGCAAAGAACAAGTTCATGCACACAGCCACGAATTATTATCTCTTCAACTTGGCGGTAGCTGATCTATTGTTGTTACTTATAGGCCTTCCTCCggatctatatacaatatggtCATTGTATCCATGGATATTTGGCGAGGCATTTTGTGTGGCGCGCGTGCTTTTCGCGGAAATCTCGACATTTACTTCTATCCTAACAATAACTGCATTTACTGTAGAAAGATATGTGGCAATATGTTTCCCGATGAAGGCACAGAGGATGTCCAGTCTGTATCGTGCTGTGCGCGTGATTTTTTGCACGTGGTGTCTTTCAACGATATGTGCCATCCCTCAAGCCATACAGTATGGGGTGGTTTATATCCCCGATCCCTGGAACTCCACACTGATACAGTCAGCTATGTGTACATTTAAAGCCCAAGAGGGCATCAAATGGACGTTCCAGGTATCGGCTATTATTTTCTTTGCTGTACCAATGACTTTCATCACCGTGCTTTACACGCTCATTGCGATTACAATTCGGAGATCCACTCTGAGTCGTGGGTCCATGGATTCTTCCAGTAAGGAACATCTCCGTGGCGTGGAGCTCCACGCACAACAACAGGCGAGGGCACGCCGCTCTGTTTTAAAGATGCTTG TTGCGGTTGTGGTGGCGTTTTTCTTGTGCTGGGCGCCTTTCCATGCCGAACGTCTGATGGTGATTTACGTTTCGAAATGGACTGGTTTTCTACTGAAGATTCACAAGAAACTCTTTTATTTGTCTGGTGTTTGTTACTTTATTAGCGGGACTATTAATCCAGTGCTCTACAGCATCATGTCACTCAAGTTCCGACAAGCATTCAAACAGACCTTACTACGACTTTGTTGTCGTAAATCTACACGACATCGACCGAACCATTTTTCCTACAAATTCGTGCACAGAAATGGCCACACGGAGACGAGCTACACTTCGGTCGGTCCAATCGGACATGGGCCGGCCCGCAGGCCACTCAGTCGGCCGCTCAATTCGAGGGCAAGTCAACTGCTCGGAGACAACAAACCTCTCGCTCACAGTTCGGGCTCCACATCAAGTCAAAAGAGAGAGAGTCTTACTCGCTCTATTAGTGGAAGCAGTCTGAAATCAACTGATGAGATGTGTGGGGAGGAAGATATGCAGGAAGTCCTCTTTCAGATCAAGTGTTATGATAACAATCGTAACACTGCCGAGCTAGTTATTGGAGTTTGTTAA
- the LOC138326574 gene encoding uncharacterized protein produces the protein MNDPAFGSLAVGTQAKGQSKQSSEKKKSSQIANATSTTEVSTTKSESESQNKCSYCNMKSHSLDKCRKIIAKDMKERYDHIKENGLCFGCLRKGHISKTCKNRSTCNVCGKRHPSILHNDSMKATSDNNRSQDSDKANSRDIEIPSVSTGYTFAVDDQSAGDVSSAMAIIPVRIKLKSKPHSVETYAFLDTGSSASFCTEKVMRQLGASGKRTQLTLSTMGKPFQMKTYAINGMQVSDMNMDNIIDLPKVFTKESMPVNNSHIPTKEEISKWEHLAQISLDRPHVEIGLMLGSNVPDAYTPTQVIAGPSGSPHATKTKLGWVIWNVIRNNDSVEVNRLHIENETTESLEDIAKKSINMDFPERLIDDKREPSREDKDFMRQAEQSIHLDNGHYYCVSLPFRDKNIVLPDNTSMARKRLHGIRNKFMKDPKFKEDYTNFMKVFLEKGYAEPAPHDGEKGKVWFIPHHGVYHKQKNKIRVVFDCSAQYQGISLNNNLLQGPDLTNNLLGVLLRFREEQVAVVGDIEAMFHQVKVPEYERDFLRFYWWPDGNIEEEPRSYRMTVHLFGATSSPSICNYALQRTVEDSKDTVNQDVQDIVKRSMYVDDCLTSACTEKKAVSLVEDITKICKAGGFRITKWLSNNSDVIDSIPEEERAKVTKLWSLDSEPPIERALGVYWFVEKDSLGFQIHLRNIPANRRGMLSITSSVYDPLGIASPFVLKAKSILQRLCKNGVGWDEEISGEDLKDWNDWLNQLPDLEHVSIDRCYKTGSLGKVTSCQLHGFADASNVGFGMVFYLRFIDSVGQIHCSFVFGKARVAPLKTITIPRMELTAAASLVKLCKLVQDQLTYSIDKVSYWTDSTSVLRYINNRNLRFHTFVANRVAVIHEATEEDQWHYVNTKQNPADCASRGMSVQKLSQNDTWFRGPEFLWKPESEWPVIDMNADAEVDDPEVKKTACVVASVHREVNNGMEKLLNHYSDWSKLKRAVGWILLAMDNLRTSAEKTKKIKDNAELSEKDPTRREQKLQAAIAIERRNRVRRGAKNLRNVRLSTQLLERAETALISYEQRKFFTEEFEVLQTSHDGSQSPKLKGSSVLRKLDPFIEDGLLRIGGRLQRADLPYDAKHPLILPKDSIVSGLLIRDAHKACGHLGKNTVLAFLRQQYWIIGVRTRLKSILSKCVICRKYRAPRCQQKMADLPEERLASDEPPFSRVGMDFFGPFELKRGRSIVKRYGVIFTCLVTRAVHLEVAASLDTDSCINAIRRLIARRGKPTFIRSDNGTNLVGAERELKEEIHKWNHGKIHHDVLQHGVHWEFNPPSGSHFGGIWERLIRSTRQVLYGLMKEQNIKLDDEGLATFYCEVEAILNGRPLTTSSDSVNDPNVLTPNHLLLLRPGEWFPPGVFEKTDNYCRRRWRQVQYLAHVFWRRWTGEYLPMLQKRQKWLKRERNIRIGDLVLIADNLPRHAWNLGRIQEVVKDKNNFVRIVKVKTATNVLTRPVAKLVLILESDISD, from the coding sequence ATGAACGATCCAGCATTTGGAAGTTTAGCTGTAGGAACTCAGGCAAAGGGCCAATCCAAACAGTCATCAGAAAAGAAGAAGTCTAGTCAAATAGCTAATGCTACTAGTACTACTGAAGTGTCTACAACGAAGTCAGAGTCAGAATCTCAGAATAAATGCTCATACTGCAATATGAAGTCTCATTCACTTGATAAATGCAGAAAAATCATAGCCAAGGACATGAAGGAACGGTATGATCACATTAAGGAAAATGGTCTGTGCTTCGGCTGCTTGAGGAAAGGTCACATATCAAAGACGTGTAAGAACCGATCAACTTGTAATGTGTGCGGTAAGAGACACCCTTCTATTCTGCATAATGATTCGATGAAAGCCACCAGTGACAACAACAGATCACAGGATTCTGATAAAGCAAATTCTAGAGACATAGAAATCCCAAGTGTTAGTACTGGTTACACTTTTGCAGTGGACGATCAATCAGCTGGTGATGTATCGAGTGCTATGGCGATTATTCCTGTGAGAATTAAACTGAAGAGTAAACCACACAGTGTTGAGACATATGCATTCCTGGACACAGGAAGTAGTGCTTCATTTTGTACTGAGAAAGTTATGAGACAACTTGGAGCCAGTGGAAAAAGGACACAGCTTACACTGAGTACTATGGGAAAGCCATTTCAGATGAAAACATACGCCATCAACGGTATGCAGGTAAGCGATATGAACATGGATAATATCATTGACTTACCAAAGGTTTTCACTAAAGAATCAATGCCTGTAAATAACAGTCATATTCCTACGAAGGAGGAAATATCGAAGTGGGAGCACCTAGCCCAGATTTCGCTTGACCGACCCCATGTGGAGATAGGCCTGATGCTGGGTAGTAATGTTCCGGATGCTTACACCCCTACACAAGTTATTGCTGGACCAAGTGGATCGCCGCATGCTACTAAAACCAAACTTGGATGGGTGATCTGGAATGTTATACGAAACAACGATTCGGTGGAGGTGAACAGATTACACATAGAGAATGAGACAACAGAGAGTTTAGAGGACATCGCGAAGAAATCAATCAACATGGATTTCCCGGAACGTCTCATTGATGACAAGAGAGAACCCTCGAGAGAGGATAAAGACTTCATGAGACAAGCAGAGCAGTCTATTCATCTAGACAATGGACACTACTATTGTGTATCACTACCCTTCCGTGATAAGAACATTGTTTTGCCTGACAACACATCGATGGCCAGGAAGAGGCTACATGGCATCAGAAACAAATTCATGAAGGATCCAAAGTTCAAGGAGGATTATACCAATTTCATGAAGGTTTTTCTTGAAAAAGGATATGCAGAGCCTGCACCCCATGACGGAGAGAAGGGTAAAGTTTGGTTTATACCTCACCATGGTGTCTACCACAAGCAGAAGAACAAGATCAGAGTGGTGTTTGACTGTTCTGCGCAGTATCAAGGCATTTCCTTGAATAACAACTTGCTACAGGGTCCCGACCTGACCAATAATCTTCTTGGTGTATTATTAAGATTTCGAGAAGAACAAGTGGCTGTAGTTGGAGACATTGAGGCGATGTTTCACCAAGTCAAGGTTCCAGAATATGAGAGAGACTTCCTTCGATTTTATTGGTGGCCAGATGGTAACATAGAAGAGGAGCCTAGAAGCTACAGGATGACAGTCCACTTGTTTGGGGCCACATCCTCTCCCAGCATATGTAACTATGCTCTCCAAAGAACAGTAGAGGACAGCAAAGATACCGTTAACCAAGACGTTCAGGATATTGTCAAGAGAAGCATGTATGTTGATGACTGCCTAACGTCAGCCTGTACAGAAAAGAAAGCGGTAAGCTTAGTTGAGGACATTACAAAGATATGCAAAGCAGGAGGTTTTCGGATAACCAAGTGGTTAAGCAACAACTCAGATGTGATTGACTCCATTCCTGAAGAGGAACGCGCGAAAGTTACAAAGCTATGGAGTCTCGACAGCGAACCACCTATCGAAAGAGCTTTAGGTGTATACTGGTTTGTGGAGAAGGATTCACTCGGATTTCAAATTCATTTGAGGAACATACCAGCCAATAGAAGAGGTATGCTGTCAATTACCAGTTCAGTGTATGATCCCCTTGGAATAGCATCACCCTTCGTGTTGAAGGCCAAGTCCATTCTTCAAAGACTTTGCAAGAACGGAGTAGGATGGGATGAGGAGATATCAGGAGAAGATTTGAAAGATTGGAATGACTGGCTGAACCAGCTTCCAGATCTTGAGCATGTAAGCATTGATCGATGTTACAAGACAGGCAGCCTAGGAAAGGTTACTTCTTGCCAACTTCATGGCTTCGCAGACGCAAGCAACGTAGGATTTGGAATGGTATTCTACTTACGGTTTATAGACAGTGTTGGACAGATTCACTGTTCTTTCGTCTTTGGGAAGGCAAGAGTCGCTCCATTAAAGACCATTACGATACCAAGAATGGAACTCACTGCGGCTGCGTCACTGGTTAAGCTATGTAAACTTGTACAAGACCAACTTACGTACAGCATAGACAAAGTCTCGTATTGGACGGATAGTACTTCAGTCCTGAGGTATATCAACAACAGGAACTTACGGTTTCACACTTTTGTCGCGAACCGAGTTGCAGTCATTCATGAAGCAACAGAAGAGGACCAATGGCATTACGTAAACACTAAACAGAATCCAGCCGATTGCGCCTCACGAGGTATGAGTGTTCAGAAGCTTTCTCAGAACGATACTTGGTTCAGAGGACCAGAATTTCTTTGGAAGCCCGAGTCTGAGTGGCCAGTTATTGATATGAATGCAGACGCAGAAGTAgatgacccagaggtgaagaaAACTGCATGTGTAGTAGCTAGTGTCCACAGAGAAGTGAACAACGGCATGGAGAAGCTACTGAATCATTATTCAGACTGGTCTAAGTTGAAAAGAGCTGTAGGTTGGATTCTTCTTGCTATGGACAATCTGCGTACCTCTGCGGAAAAAACGAAGAAGATAAAGGACAATGCTGAATTATCAGAAAAGGATCCTACAAGGAGAGAGCAAAAGTTACAAGCAGCCATTGCGATTGAAAGACGGAACAGAGTTCGGAGAGGAGCTAAGAACTTGCGTAATGTTCGTCTTAGCACACAGCTACTAGAGAGGGCAGAAACAGCTTTGATCAGTTACGAGCAACGCAAATTCTTTACAGAGGAGTTTGAGGTTCTTCAGACATCTCATGATGGCTCACAATCACCAAAATTGAAAGGATCATCAGTACTGCGAAAACTTGACCCATTTATAGAAGACGGCTTATTGCGCATAGGCGGAAGACTTCAAAGAGCAGATCTACCATACGACGCTAAACACCCTCTAATTCTTCCTAAGGATTCAATAGTTTCAGGACTACTCATTAGAGATGCTCATAAAGCATGTGGACATCTTGGTAAGAATACAGTGCTTGCATTCCTGAGACAACAGTACTGGATCATCGGTGTTCGGACACGCTTGAAGTCTATATTATCAAAGTGCGTCATTTGCAGAAAGTACAGAGCTCCGCGTTGTCAACAGAAAATGGCTGACTTACCAGAAGAACGTCTGGCATCCGATGAACCTCCTTTTAGCAGAGTTGGCATGGACTTTTTCGGTCCTTTTGAACTGAAACGCGGAAGAAGCATTGTTAAGAGGTATGGGGTGATATTCACCTGCCTTGTTACCCGTGCAGTACATCTGGAGGTAGCAGCATCCCTAGATACAGACTCCTGCATAAATGCCATTCGTAGACTTATTGCGCGTCGCGGGAAGCCTACATTTATTAGATCTGACAATGGAACGAATCTTGTCGGTGCCGAAAGAGAGTTAAAAGAGGAGATTCACAAATGGAACCATGGAAAGATACACCATGACGTGTTACAGCATGGTGTTCACTGGGAATTCAATCCACCTTCAGGTTCCCACTTTGGAGGGATATGGGAAAGACTCATAAGATCAACTAGACAAGTGTTGTATGGCCTCATGAAAGAACAGAACATTAAATTGGATGATGAGGGTCTTGCTACGTTTTACTGTGAGGTTGAAGCAATACTTAACGGGCGACCACTAACCACTTCTTCGGACAGCGTGAATGACCCCAATGTTTTGACCCCGAACCATCTTTTGCTACTTCGTCCAGGAGAATGGTTTCCCCCAGGTGTCTTCGAGAAAACGGACAACTACTGCAGAAGAAGATGGCGCCAAGTCCAATACCTGGCACATGTGTTTTGGAGACGATGGACTGGAGAGTACCTACCGATGTTGCAGAAGCGCCAGAAATGGTTAAAAAGGGAACGTAATATTCGGATTGGTGACTTAGTGTTGATCGCGGATAACTTGCCTAGACATGCATGGAACTTGGGAAGGATCCAGGAAGTCGTGAAAGACAAAAACAATTTTGTGCGCATTGTCAAAGTGAAAACCGCCACAAATGTGTTGACGCGGCCCGTCGCGAAACTTGTTCTCATTCTGGAGTCAGACATTTCCGATTAG